The nucleotide window GGACGAGGAAGATGTTCTCGCCGGGGCCCTCGGCGACGTTCCCCTCCTTGTTGAGGACGATCGCCTCCGTGTAGCCGTTGCGACGGGCCTCCTCGCCCGCGAGCATGGAGTTGACGTACAGCCCGGTGGTCTTCGCGTTCGTCGGGATCTGGCTGGAGGCGTGCTTCCGCCACGAGGAGACCATCACCTCGACCCCGTTCTCCAACGCCTCCTCGCCCAGGTACGCGCCCCACGGCCACGCGCCGATCACCACGTCCGTCGGGCAGTCACCCGGAGACACGCCCAGCGAATCGTAGCCGTAGTAGGCGATGGGCCGGACGTAGGCGCTGTCGAGATCGTTCCGGCGGATCACCTCCATCGCCGCCTCCGTCAGCTCCGCCGGCTCGTGTTCGATCTCTAAGTCGTACGGCTTCGCGGACTCGTACAGCCGTTCTAAGTGCTCTTCCCACCGGAACACCGCCGTCCCCTTCTCCGTGTCGTACGCCCGGACCCCCTCGAACACGCCGGACCCGTAATGGAGCGCGTGGGTCATGACGTGGGTAGTCGCGTTCTCCCACTCGACGAACTCGCCGTTCATCCAGACGACGCCGTCCTCCTCCATCTCCTCGAAGGCACTCATACTCTCTGGTGACACCCCGACGGGTATAAATTGCCACGGATTGCGGTCTCTCCGGGGAAATCTGTCACTCAGATCCGAGTTGTCGAGCGTGGACGTGACAGCGGGAAGCTCACCACGCTGGGCGTCGACGGAAGCCGACCCGATGCTCGCCTGTTCTATCGGCATCGACGGCCGGGTTCACGTCGTTCCCGCAGTTGCCGTCGGCCGGTGCCGATCCTCTCCGCGAGACGGCCGACGGCAACGACTGCGTCGGACTCTGGGCGTACGAGCTACTGACCAGCTACTCTAGCTGAGACGGTTCGGGTGTGTGGGGGCCGGCAGGACAGTCTGTAGCTCACCCTTGCTCTGGTGATAGCCGCCGCCGATCTGCGCCCCGTACAGGGTCTGTGTGTAGCCGAAAGCAGACTTGTCGAACTCGATTGCTCCGAACGTGAGGGTGTACGTGTTCGTCACGTACGCTGCGAGACCCCCGACGAGGGCGATTGCCCCGGAGATGAGTGCCGTCAGACCGCCACTGAGCGCAGACGACCCGACGAGCGCGATGAGTGCCGTGCTGATAGCTCCCCACCCGATGTCACCGACTTTGTTGGGGAACTCGGCAGTGATCCCGACCCACTTGTGTGTGTAGTC belongs to Halobaculum sp. MBLA0143 and includes:
- a CDS encoding branched-chain amino acid transaminase translates to MSAFEEMEEDGVVWMNGEFVEWENATTHVMTHALHYGSGVFEGVRAYDTEKGTAVFRWEEHLERLYESAKPYDLEIEHEPAELTEAAMEVIRRNDLDSAYVRPIAYYGYDSLGVSPGDCPTDVVIGAWPWGAYLGEEALENGVEVMVSSWRKHASSQIPTNAKTTGLYVNSMLAGEEARRNGYTEAIVLNKEGNVAEGPGENIFLVRDGELYTPGLSESILGGITRDTLITLAEERGYEVHDDVSISRGELHTADELFFTGSAAEVTPIRQVDNVEIGNGGRGPVTEELQTAFFELVDRETDDHEEWFTYVE